The Parafrankia irregularis nucleotide sequence GTTCTGGTCGTGCTTGCAACCAGAACCCCCAGCCCTTTCGCGGCAGTAACGCCAGCGGTGGTGGCCGCTCGAAGCCGCCGCTCGAAGATCTGAGGATCTTCGTCGTCCCGACGACCACAACCCTCAGATCTTGCCCGGCGGCAGCTCGAAGCCTGGATTCCGCTCAGCTCTTCGGACTCGCCCCAACGGGATCAGCGGCCCAGCCGCGCTGGGATGGACCGCGCGGTCAATCTCCGCCCACACCCGGCGCAGCTCCTCCCGCCGTCGAGGGGCCCGAGGACTACCCCGGTCACCACCTCACCCGGCACAGCAGACCCCTGCCACACAACTGCGCTACCGCGCGCAACGCGGGTGAGCGGGTCAGCCAACCCAGTCTGCGGGCAGCGATGACGGCCACCCCTGCGCCGGCTCGGCTGCTGCCCGCGGGCCCGGCGGAGCCGGGGGTACGGCAGGCAGCCGGGCGGAGGACGGCTTGGGGAAGTTCGCCGGCGTCGGGGTCGGTACCTGAGAGCCCGCGCCGCTGCCGGAAGGGCCACCCCGGGGCCGGAGCAGGGCTCCGGAGCCCGCGGGCAGGGCCGGCGGATCGGGCAGATCACCCCGGGTGCGCAGACTGCGCGGGAGAGGCATCGGAACCGGCATGGGAGCTGGCTCCGCGGCCCCCGTGGCGGCGGCCGGCGAGGCTGCCCACAGATCGACCTCGACGATGATCTCGCCGTTCTCCGAGGACATCCGAAGACGGCCACCGTGCACCTCGACCAGGCGCCGCACCACGTAGAGCCCCATCCCGGCGCCGTCGGTCTGGCGGGTAGCCGTCCCGTCCCGCTGGGTGAACGGCTCGAAGAGCTGGCGGATTGTCGCCGGATCGAGGTCCGGCCCGGGGTTGCGCACCCGGAGCACCACCTCGTCGCCGACCCGGCCCGCGATGAGCCGCACCGGCGCGCCCGGCCAGGAGTGCACGAGCGCGTTGTCCACCAGGTTCGCGACGACCTGGTGGAGGGCCTGGCGGGCCATCCGCACGGAGAGCTGGGGCGGCAGGTCCACGGTGACGCTGTTGCCGGCATAGGTCAGGCCGGCGATGACGTCCCGGACCACCTCGGGTAGGTCGGCGACGGTGTTGTCGTCGGTTCCGGTGGCGGTCGCCGCCGTCAGCATGTTCTCCAGCAGCCTGGACAGGCGGTCCGAGTAGGTGACGGCGGAGTCGAGCATCCCGTCGAGCTGGGCGTCGGAGAGGCGGTCGCGGCGGCGCCGGATGGTCAGCAGGGTGCCGCGGATTCCCGTCAGCGGCGTCCGGAACTCGTGGGAGACCGTCGCGACCAGGTCGCTGCGGATCCGGTCGGTCTCCTCCAGCCGGGCCATGAGGCTCTGCTGGCCCTCGTAGAGCTGCTGGCGGTAGTCCTCCTCCCGCCGGCGGGACTGCTCGTTGTAGTGCCAGAAGACCATCTGGGCGCCGGCGAGGGCGCAGATGAAGCCGGCGTGCAGGCCGGCCAGCACCAGCGCGTTGTCCTCCATCCGCCCCGCGGCCTCGGCGGTGACGATGTCGCCGATCTCCAGGCTGGCCAGGAACACGAACGCGATCGCCAGCAGGTAGACGGTCCAGTCCTCGTAGAGGGCGATGAGCGCCACCACGACGAAGAAGTGGAAGTACATCGCGGTCTGGCCGTCGGAGAGATGCACGAAGACGACGGAGCAGCACAGCAGCCCCAGGCTCGCCGCGAGGGCCCGCACCCGGCGCATGCCGGGCACCAGCGCCGCACCGAACAGCAGCGCGGGCGGGCTGGCGGCCAGGACACCGTGTGGCAGGCTGTGGTCACGCCACAGGCCGTACACGACGATCGCCGGCAGGTGGAGGGCGAGCACCCAGCACATCAGGGAGTGGCGGGCGGCCCAGTCCTCCGTGGGCAGGCCCCGGCCCCGGGGGAACCAGGAGACCGGCCCACGGGACGTGGTGTCGACACCCGACGCGGCCAGCCCGGAATCCGCCGCGTGGTTCCGGGACGGCCGAGACTTCTCGGGTCGCCGGGCGGCGCGCCCTACATGGGCACTGCCGTGACGGCGGCGCGCCCGTGCGGGCATGGAGGGGCTGGCGGAGGACATCCGAGCAAGTTTCCCCCGTTCCGGTCCCGGAGCGCCATGGCTGGCACGGGTGGTGTCGTATGACGACTATGCCCAGCTTTGACTAGGCCATCCGCACCACCCGGTAAGGGGCTCAAAAGGGCATGGCGCAGATGCTGGCATTCCCGACAGGCTGTGGTCCGCGAGGTGGCCTCGCCGACGGCCGCCCGTGAAGGAGGACACGTGCCCCCAGTGGCCCTGACTACCGCGACCGCGACCGCCCTCATCACCCCGACAGCGCCGCAACCTGCGGTAAGTGGCGCCCAGAGCGGTGTCCGCGGGGCGTTGGCGCCCCGGCCCCTGCTGCGCCTCGTCGGCTCGGAGCAGGTCGACGGGTCCGAAGGGCCCGCGGAGGTCGTCCACGGCTGGGGTGGGCCGGTCACGTGCAACTGCCGGCCGTGCGCGATGGCCCGTCACCCAGCGTCCATGCCTCGTCTCCGTGTCGTTGACTAGGGCCGCGCCCAGGAACTAGTCCTCCACCACCACCTTCCGGTAGGTCGCCCCTCGCGGCGACCGGAGCCCGACCGGACCCGCCACCGACAACCAGACCACCCGGACCACCCCGGGGCGACCCGCAGCCTGCGCCGCGGCCGGCGCAGGCCAGCAAGGCCACCGCGGCCAGCCTGCCCGCCGCCACCACGCCACCACGCCACTGCCCTGCCGCCCTGCCGGCCTGGGAACGCCCCGCCACGCTCAGCAGACCTCCGCGTCCGTCGGGCGCTCGTCGAGGGCTCCGAGGCCTCCTCGGAGCCCTCGACGCGTTCCACGACAACGCGACAGAGAGACCGCGACAGAGAGAAGGAGACGTACGTCACTCCCCCGCGGCCGGTGTCGACGGCGACGCCTGGCGTCGACGGAGAAAAAGAAAGGCGCCAACCCGAAGGTTGGCGCCTGATGTTCTTCAAATGTAGCCCCGACCGGATTCGAACCGGCGCTACCGCCTTGAGAGGGCGGCGTCCTAGGCCGCTAGACGACGGGGCCAGAACCGTTCCTGCAATATACAGCATTTTCGTGCTTTTGGTGCAGCTGGGGTACCAGGACTCGAACCTAGACTAACGGAGCCAGAATCCGTTGGGCTGCCAATTACCCCATACCCCAAGGGGCCCTCGCGGGCTTTGCCTACTGTACCCCATGCACGGCCCAGATCCGCGAGTGGGGGCCGGCGAAAGGCCGGCCAGTTCCAGAGACCGGCGTCCGGGGGTCGGGCCGGTCCAGGACCGCCGACCCCGCGGCACCCGAGAAGCTACCTGGCGGTCACCGGGTTCGTCAGGGTTCCGATGCCATCCACGGTGACGGCGACGGTTTGCCCTGCTTCCATCGGCCCCACTCCGGCGGGAGTGCCGGTAAGCAGGACATCTCCCGGGAGCAACGTCATCGCGCGCGACATGAACGCGACCAGCGCCGGTACGTCATGCAGCAGGTGACTGGTCCGGGAGTTCTGCCGGACCTCGCCGTCCAGCGTCGTCCGCAGGGCCACGTCGGACGGATCGAGCTCGGTCTCGATCCAGGGCCCGAGCGGGCAGAACGTGTCATGCCCCTTGGCCCGTGTCCACTGGCCGTCCGTCGCCTGCTCGTCCCTGGCGGTCACGTCGTTGGCGCAGGTGAATCCGAGCACGACGGACATCGCCCGCTCCACCGGGACGTCCCGGCAGAGCCGGCCGATCACGACGGCCAGCTCACCCTCGTAGTCCACCCGCCGGCTTTCGGCCGGCAGCATGACCGGGTCCCCCGGGCCGGCCACGCTGGTCGACGGCTTCAGGAACAGCACCGGGCTCGCCGGTGGCTCACCACCCATCTCCCTCGCGTGGTCCGCGTAGTTCTTGCCGATGCACAGGATCTTGCTCGGCAGCACCGGAGCGAGCAGCCGGACCTCCGCCAGCGGACGCCGCACCCCGGTGAAGGTGAACGGAGCGAACGGATGCGGTGTGATCCCGGCTACAACCGCGGTCCCTTCCTCCGGTGACCCCTCGACCACTCCGAACGCCGGTTCCGATCCGTCTGTAAACCTCGCGATGCGCACTGGGCGACCGTACCGATCCAGCTACGCGTCGGGGGCGTGGTGCGGCGCACCCAACCACCGACACTGCGCAGCCCTGACCCCGCCGGACCACAATCCGGCCACATCCGGCCGCGTCCGGCCGCGTCCGGCCGCCACTGACCACCTCTGACCATGACCGGCCCGCTCGGACCCCACCAGCCTCGTCGAGGCATCCGATTCGCCGGGGTGGCGAAAGGGCACCGAGAATCAGGCAGGATTGCCCCGTACGGGTCCGCGCCCCGGGTCGGGACAGCGGTGACCCATCACGGACCGGCCTCGATCTGGAAGGAGCACGATGACCGAGACTGACACCACTCCCGTCTACGACGTTGGCGCACCCGAGCCCAAGCCGATCGACGAGGAGCTCAGCGTCCAGCTTGGCCACCTCGCGGAGGACGCGATCCTTCGCGGCAAGCCCAACGGCGACGAGCGCTGCGACAACTGCCTGTACTACCTCGACACCGACAAGGACATCACCTACTGCTGGCACCCGAAGCTGCGGATCCTGGTCGGCGGCGACTGGTGGTGCCAGTGGTGGGAGGAGATCCCGGAAGAGGACTGACCTTCCGGGAGGCGACGCCCCGGGGGTGCCGGACCGCCCCGACGCCCCCACCGGCGCCCCCGATGTTGTCGCTGGCGCCGGTCACAGGCCGGCGACCGGCCAGCCAGGGAGCAGGCAGGACGTCGACGGCGGCGACCGCGACCAGGCTGCTCGCCTCGGCGAGCAGCTCCGCGACCTCCGGTTCCTGCCAGCCACGGTCCGCCGCGTGCGTCAGCTCCTCGGACTCGTGGTAGGCCGCCTCGACCAGCCATCCGCTCGCCGTGCAGGCCGACAGCAGGCCCAGCAGGTCCGGGCGGGCGTCAGGCAGCCGGCGGGCGAGTTGCCGCCGCAGCTCCCACAGCGCCGCCCAGTCGGCGGTCCGCCCCCAGGTGATCCGCACGTACCGCGCCCGCCCCAGCTCGGGGCGGCCTCCCTCCCCTGCCAGGCTCGCCTCGCCGACGAGTTGCACGTGCGGATGGTCGATCACGGCCACGGGGCGCAGCAACCCTCCGAAGGCCTCCCAGGTCGTGCCTTGCCAGAACTCGGCGCCATCCACATCGCCGGGGTCATGGAGGTCGAACAGGCCGACGAAGACACCGTCCCGTGACGTCCCGGTGGTGCAGGCCGCCAGCCCGGCGCCAGCTGGGCCGCCGCTCGGTGCACCTGAACCGCTCGGTGCACCTGAACCGCTCGACGCACCTGAGCCGCCCGGACCGCGCGAACCGCCGGCCCCTCGCTCCAGAGCATCACGCAGTGCGCGTTTGTCCCGCACTCGGCCCCGGATCGCCCGCAGCACCATCGCCACCTCCCCGTGACGGTGAGGTTACGGCGCCCAGTTACCCGCAGCCACCTGGAGACAGCGGAACGTACGCCTACCGCGGCTGGGGATTACGGGGCCAACGACACGACCGGGAAGGGCAGCGTGCTCCCGTCGCCGCCGGTGCCGGCGGCTCCCGGAGCAGCGGCGGAGCTCGTGGCCGCCGAACCCGTGGCGGCCGAGCCCGGGTCCACCTGGGCGCACAGGGCCGTGATCACCTCGCCGAGACCGATCCGCGCATCGGCGGCGATCTCTCCCACCTGGATCGCGGCCGCGAGCCGGTCCAGGAAACGGGACAGCTCGACAGCGGCCTGCAGACCGCCATCGCCGTCCGGCAGGGTGGCGAGCAGGTCGTCCACGGCCGTCCGGGTGATGCGTCCGGTGTCGCGGTAGGTCTCCAGATGGCGCCGCAACCCGGCCAGCGTGGGCGGAGCACCGGTGAAGTCCGCGGGATCGAGGTCGGCGGCCCGGATCCGCGTCTCGGTGGAGGCACAGTCAGCACCGCCGGGCAGGACCCGCACCACGACGTCGAAGGGGCCGCGACCCGTCGCGCGGCCGATCGCCAGCCCGTCCACCCGCCCGAGCGAGACGACCTCGTCGCCGCTCGACACGGTCCGGGCGCTCGTCCCCGTGGCCACCGTCGCGCCCGTGCTGTCGAGCACCACGAGCTCGATGGTCACCGTCCGGCCGTCGGTGCCCCCGACCCGGCCGCGTACCTCCAACGACTCATGGTCCGAGCCGGTCAGCACATCGCCGCCGACCCCGTCGACGCTGATCGATCCCTGGTCGATCACCGGCGTCAGGCAGCCCTCCCCCTCCGCGCCGGCCAGCGGCGTCAGCGCCGTGACCTCGAACGGCTGGTCGATCGGCAGGCCCTGCGCCCCCTGATCATCCGAGGTGTCGCCACCGGTCGCGTCGGCCGGTTCGGCGCCCAGGCCGCTCACGACCGTCGCGCCGACGGCGTACCAGGCCGCCCAGCCGAGGACGGAGCGGGTGTACGCCTCCGACGGGTTGTACGAGCGCACCGCGGTGAGCACGTTCTTCGGGATCCGCAGGTCGCCGGAGGCACAGAGCAGCTCCGCCGCGGCGAGCGTGGCGTCGTCGAGGTCGTTGGGGTCAGCACGTCCGTCCGCGTCGGCGTCCCGGCCGGCCCAGCGCCACATCGCCGGGGTGAACTGCATCGGGCCGACCGCCCGGTCGAGCTCACGATCACCGTCGAGCCAGCCGTCGTCGGTGTCGCGGATGTAGAACATGCCGGCCGAGCCGTCGAGCCGCGGGCCGACCACAGTGGGTGTGACCTGGCCGGTGACCGGGTCGATCGCCGCGCCCTTTCCGTGGCCTGACTCGATTGCGCCGATGCCTGCCAGCAGCGACCAGTGCAGGAAGCAGTCCGGCCGCTCGGCGTTCACCCGGTCGGCCGCGCTCGTGTAGGCGGCCAACGCCCGGGACGGGATCGTGGAGGCCTCGGCACTCGAACCGGGCGGAGTGGTCAGCGATTCGTTACGGACCGTCGAATCCGGCGCCGAACCATCGTCCACCTCGTCGTTGTCGTCGGCGGCGACGTCGGACCCGGAGCGGGTCGCGGTACCGGCGGACGCCGTGAGCCCGTCACGCACCGGCAGCCGGATCTGCCCGGACGCGCCGACCACACCCGCCAGAGCCTCCACGGTCGCTCCGCCGAAGGCGGCCCCGTTGTCGGGCAGCACCTCGACCTGGTCGATCCGGCCGTTGACCGGCCCGTGCAGGCTGATCGGTGCGGCGGCGGGCGCGGGCGTGGCCACCGCGGTCACCGCGAGAGTGAGCACAGCCACCGCCAGCGGGAGCTTCAGCAGCGCACCCCAGGAGACGCGTGTCGCCTGGCCTTCGGCGCGTCGGCGTCGCCCACCGGGGGCGGCTGACGACGTCGGGCGGCGGGCCGCCACCTGGCCGCGTGCTGTCGCCGGCCTGCGGCGCCTCGACGGAGGATCGACCCACACCGCCTCGGCCGCGGCCCGCGACGACCGGTGTGCACCGGCCCGACGGCCCGCCGTGCCATGACCCGCCATGCCATGACCCGCAACGCCGCTACCTGCCGCGCCACGGACGGACCGGCGGCTCACAGCCGCCCCCACCGGCGGCTGCTGCTGCTGCTGGTCTGGCACTCCATGACCGGACACCGCGCCATGGCCGGACACCGCGACACCGCCGTCCCCTCTCCCCGGCTTGGTGACCGAGCTCGCGTCTCACCATCGCCTCGGACATCCAGGACACCGATATGCGGTGGATTTGCCGGATCGCCGGAAGCGTCGCGGTCAGCGTAACGGGCACCAAAGGATGGCCGCGCCGCGTTGGCACGAGCGGAGAAATCTTTGGCAGGACGGGCGGACGCCGCATAGGCGGCGTTGACGATGTTGATCTGGCGATGGGGGACACCGCCAGGCGACCGGACTAGACCGCGTCGGGGTCGGGACGCTCGCCCTGGCGACGCAGCCCGTAGATGACGGCATCCTGCAACGCCACCCAGGAGGCCGCGATGATGTTCTCGTGGACGCCGATGGTGTCCCAACGGCCACGGCCGTCACTGGTCTCGACCAGCACCCGGGTGACCGCTCCGGAGCCCTGGCTCCCGTCGAGGATCCGGACCTTGAAGTCGACGAGGTCGAGGTCCACGAGGCCCGGGTAGGCCTTCTCCAGCGCGGCGCGCAGCGCGGTGTCGAGCGCGTTCACCGGGCCGTTGCCCTCGGCGGTCGAAACGTGCCGCTCACCGTGGGAGGTGAGCTTGACCGTCGCTTCGCTGACGACCTCGCCACCAGCCCGCTGCTCGACGATGACCCGCCAGGATTCCAGGGTGAAGTAGCGTTCCCGCCCGGACACCTCGTCGATCAGCAGAAGCTCGAAGGAGGCCTCCGCGGCCTCGTACGAGTAGCCCGCGGCCTCACGGTCCTTGACGATCTCCAGCACCCGGCCGAGGGCCTCACGCTCGCCGGACAGGTCCAGGCCCATCTCCCGGCCCTTGAGCTCCAGCGTCGCCCGGCCCGCCAGCTCCGAGACGAGCATCCGCATGTCGTTGCCGACCATGGCCGGGTCGATGTGCTGGTACATGTCCGGGTCGACCTTGACCGCGCTCGCGTGCAGGCCGGCCTTGTGCGCGAAGGCGCTCGCCCCGACATACGGCCGGCTGTTGTCCGGTACCGAGTTGGTGACCTCGTCGATGGCGTGGGACACCCGGACGAGATCGCGCAGCCGCCCGGCGGGCAGCACCTGGCGCCCCAGCTTGGTCTCCAGGCCGGCGATCACGCTGAACAGGTTGGCGTTGCCGCAGCGCTCGCCGTAGCCGTTCGCGGTGCCCTGCACATGGGTCGCCCCGGCCTCGATCGCGACCAGGCTGTTCGCGACGGCGCAGGCCGCGTCGTCGTGGCAGTGGATGCCGAGCCGCGCACCGGTGAGCGCCAGCGTCTCGGCGA carries:
- a CDS encoding sensor histidine kinase gives rise to the protein MSSASPSMPARARRRHGSAHVGRAARRPEKSRPSRNHAADSGLAASGVDTTSRGPVSWFPRGRGLPTEDWAARHSLMCWVLALHLPAIVVYGLWRDHSLPHGVLAASPPALLFGAALVPGMRRVRALAASLGLLCCSVVFVHLSDGQTAMYFHFFVVVALIALYEDWTVYLLAIAFVFLASLEIGDIVTAEAAGRMEDNALVLAGLHAGFICALAGAQMVFWHYNEQSRRREEDYRQQLYEGQQSLMARLEETDRIRSDLVATVSHEFRTPLTGIRGTLLTIRRRRDRLSDAQLDGMLDSAVTYSDRLSRLLENMLTAATATGTDDNTVADLPEVVRDVIAGLTYAGNSVTVDLPPQLSVRMARQALHQVVANLVDNALVHSWPGAPVRLIAGRVGDEVVLRVRNPGPDLDPATIRQLFEPFTQRDGTATRQTDGAGMGLYVVRRLVEVHGGRLRMSSENGEIIVEVDLWAASPAAATGAAEPAPMPVPMPLPRSLRTRGDLPDPPALPAGSGALLRPRGGPSGSGAGSQVPTPTPANFPKPSSARLPAVPPAPPGPRAAAEPAQGWPSSLPADWVG
- a CDS encoding fumarylacetoacetate hydrolase family protein, coding for MRIARFTDGSEPAFGVVEGSPEEGTAVVAGITPHPFAPFTFTGVRRPLAEVRLLAPVLPSKILCIGKNYADHAREMGGEPPASPVLFLKPSTSVAGPGDPVMLPAESRRVDYEGELAVVIGRLCRDVPVERAMSVVLGFTCANDVTARDEQATDGQWTRAKGHDTFCPLGPWIETELDPSDVALRTTLDGEVRQNSRTSHLLHDVPALVAFMSRAMTLLPGDVLLTGTPAGVGPMEAGQTVAVTVDGIGTLTNPVTAR
- a CDS encoding murein transglycosylase, whose translation is MAGHGTAGRRAGAHRSSRAAAEAVWVDPPSRRRRPATARGQVAARRPTSSAAPGGRRRRAEGQATRVSWGALLKLPLAVAVLTLAVTAVATPAPAAAPISLHGPVNGRIDQVEVLPDNGAAFGGATVEALAGVVGASGQIRLPVRDGLTASAGTATRSGSDVAADDNDEVDDGSAPDSTVRNESLTTPPGSSAEASTIPSRALAAYTSAADRVNAERPDCFLHWSLLAGIGAIESGHGKGAAIDPVTGQVTPTVVGPRLDGSAGMFYIRDTDDGWLDGDRELDRAVGPMQFTPAMWRWAGRDADADGRADPNDLDDATLAAAELLCASGDLRIPKNVLTAVRSYNPSEAYTRSVLGWAAWYAVGATVVSGLGAEPADATGGDTSDDQGAQGLPIDQPFEVTALTPLAGAEGEGCLTPVIDQGSISVDGVGGDVLTGSDHESLEVRGRVGGTDGRTVTIELVVLDSTGATVATGTSARTVSSGDEVVSLGRVDGLAIGRATGRGPFDVVVRVLPGGADCASTETRIRAADLDPADFTGAPPTLAGLRRHLETYRDTGRITRTAVDDLLATLPDGDGGLQAAVELSRFLDRLAAAIQVGEIAADARIGLGEVITALCAQVDPGSAATGSAATSSAAAPGAAGTGGDGSTLPFPVVSLAP
- the cimA gene encoding citramalate synthase produces the protein MHHDVPTTTRTASVDARAEGAPVEPVFDRESLHIYDTTLRDGTQQEGLSLSVADKLVVARHLDELGVGFIEGGWPGSNPKDAEFFRRARTELNLRGALLTAFGSTRRASKAVADDPQVAALRDAGTAVVCLVAKADRRHVERALRTTPAENLAMIRDTVRHLTAEGKRVFVDAEHFFDGHRAHADYALEMVRTAAEAGAEVIVLCDTNGGMLPTRIGEVVAETLALTGARLGIHCHDDAACAVANSLVAIEAGATHVQGTANGYGERCGNANLFSVIAGLETKLGRQVLPAGRLRDLVRVSHAIDEVTNSVPDNSRPYVGASAFAHKAGLHASAVKVDPDMYQHIDPAMVGNDMRMLVSELAGRATLELKGREMGLDLSGEREALGRVLEIVKDREAAGYSYEAAEASFELLLIDEVSGRERYFTLESWRVIVEQRAGGEVVSEATVKLTSHGERHVSTAEGNGPVNALDTALRAALEKAYPGLVDLDLVDFKVRILDGSQGSGAVTRVLVETSDGRGRWDTIGVHENIIAASWVALQDAVIYGLRRQGERPDPDAV